GTAGAATCGAGTAAAGAGGAAGGTACCTCGATTAGATTGGAACCACGAATTGAGACAACCTGCATAATGCTATGACCATCTTCGAGGCCTACGATATGTTGATTTGATGCCCTCTGCAAGTTCTTTCTTCCACCCTTCATGCTCTGTCCGTGACTCAGTTCAACTAGAGTTCTTCTTCTAACAAGGGAAGAGAAGAGATTAGAGGTGGGAGGTGGGGGGCCGCCGGGCGCCGGTGGAGTGAGATGAGAACGGTAGTGAACGAACGGTGGGGCGGTCTGAAGTGAGATGAGAAGACTTAGGGTTCCTCCGATGGGCTAATACACCAtgtcttccttttttttctttttttttttttaatcataagaaaatatgcatattaaaaatatttaaaaaaggggaaaataaaaagaccTAAACCCTGCCCGTCCCCCTCTTTTCGCTCCACCCTTCTTTCTTCCCTCCCCTGTTATTCTCCCTGTGCTGTCAAAGCTTCAACCTTCAGTCTTCAGTTTCAGAGCGATGGGGAAGAAATCAAAGGGATCTAGGAAGGGGAAGAAGGCGTGGAGAGCTAACATAAGTACTGCAGAAATTGAGGATTTCTTCGAGAAGTCTACGAAGGATGCTCNNNNNNNNNNNNNNNNNNNNNNNNNNNNNNNNNNNNNNNNNNNNNNNNNNNNNNNNNNNNNNNNNNNNNNNNNNNNNNNNNNNNNNNNNNNNNNNNNNNNNNNNNNNNNNNNNNNNNNNNNNNNNNNNNNNNNNNNNNNNNNNNNNNNNNNNNNNNNNNNNNNNNNNNNNNNNNNNNNNNNNNNNNNNTTCCGCTTTTGATTCCTGCTTCCCACTGAATTATAGTGTGCTCTCCTTTGTGTAAAGCAAACTTATTGTTTTTCATTGAGTTTGGAGTTTTAGTGTTGAACTGAAGAGTGAAAATACCGTCATTGGGTTTTGAGGACACTAACTAAAGTATCCACAAAATCCATCAAAGGTCTCTGAAACTTCTGTTTGACGCTGAACTGAATCAAATTTCGTCTGCAAAGCTTATAATTGAGAATTTTGATTAGTTTTTCCTATATTACGATAATTTTGATTGCTGAAATTAAGCAAAATATTCAGGCATATAAACAATTACATTATTTTAGAGATGTTCAATTCTTTCTCAATTTGCACTTGGGCTTTCGAAAGAAGGGTCTATTTCCTCTTAAGAGGAGATGAAAACGTGTTTGTTGTGGGCTCTTGCTGTATACCATAACTGACGATTGGATGGTATCTTCAATGAGGTTGAATGATAACATGGGAAGAGCCTAGAGTTTTGGTCTTGTGCTTTCCCTTCTGATGCATTTGTTTGCTTCGACTTAGGAACTGAGCCTACGTTCATCCCATATTTGTTCCTTAGGAGTATAAACTGATTTCCTTTAAAAGAACATTGTTAGAAAGGATTTGTCATTGGTTgcactaattattattatttctctgtttttctgtATAGATCTTTCAGTGAAGcggaaaatagaaaagaaacgAGAAAAAGTCCTTTACTGTGACAGCATATTGACGAAGAACCCGTTTGTCCAAGCAGTGCCTTCTTCAGTAAAtaagaaatccaagaaaaaaCAGGAGGAGGCTTCCACAGTCAAAGAAGCCTCTCAAGATGGTGCCAAGGTTGGCATGCTTGATCTGTGGGATGATAAAGGTCCTTTTTTAACCCTCTCATCTCACTCTTGTACTTAACAACCATTTTTaatgacaaaaataataataataataataataatcaaacatTGCACTACTTGTTTTTGGTGCACTGCAGGTGAGGTTAGAAGCAAAATCAGCAAGGTATGCTGTTTTACCTGGTTAATTAATAATGAGTCTTATATTTTATCGTACATTGTTTATGTCATAAGTTAGAGCTCATCGGTCTAAAATATAGCAATATCGATTCAAAAAGATATAAGGCTCTTTGTAGGGCTTTCTTTTGTGGACTTGGCTTTTTGTATGCCCTtgtattcattcattttttctcaatgaaagttgttattatatatttaaaagaaaaagatacaAGGCTCTTGTCCTAATGCAaacaatggaagaagaaaatatgagggtggaaaaagaagagttatcaaaaagaaggggaaaaaatatgattatgtTGCAGGAATGTAacaatgtaatttttattgcAATCTTGGTCAGAAACCAAAGCCATCCATTATTCCAGCAGTAGAAGTTGAGCCCCCAGGATGTTCGTTCAATCCATCGCATGAGAGTCATCAGGTAAGATGTAATAATTCCAAGCGATGAAGAAGTTAAACAATGTTGTTGAGTAATGTTTTGATAATAGATCGTTAAAAGTGCATTTTCCCCTTCAAACTCTCTATCATATCTGTTTTATCCCCTTAAATTTCCCATTTCATGATTCAGGATGTACTTGCACAAGCTGTTGCAGAAGAAATGCAGAAAGTATACCGTAATGAGCTGGGGCCTGCGCCAGTTCCTTTAACAGTCCCAGGAGAACCTATTAGTGAAGAAGATGTGAGTATATTGACCCATAATCTTGTACTCTATCGGAatgctttttccttttttagttGCTTTTCTTGATTTAAGAGATTATCTTCAATTCCTGTTTTGCAGATGTTGTTTTTGGATGCTGATAATAACACTGATGATGAAACCAATTTGGATGAAATGGATCAGGACgaaaataatgaattagaaAAAAGGTTTCATTTATGGgagttaaattattttaaggatTGCAGATTTTTTCAAGTAGTTTGGATCAATTTTTTGGCTTTCTTATGCATGGTTCACGCTATATTTGAGCGTATACTATTGATTTACTGTGTGGATCTATTTGAACTTAAAGGCTTATGTTCTTCATTGGGATTGGGATTGGGATTGAACAGATCTTGCCTACATATGCATTCCAATCGTATGCCCTCAAAGGCTTATCTCTCTAACTTGCGTTATTTTATGAAGTGATTAAAATGTTTCAAGAATTCTGTTCACTGACATTCTAGTATTTTAAGGAATAGCAAGGTTACTGGGGACGTTGGGATTGGGTAGACTAGAGATCAATGTGAGCCTTGGCAATTTTCTTTCCACAGCAACCCTATTCTTTAGCTAGCCACTAGTTTGAGAGTTTTCCTTTCTATTCTTTCTATGTTTTTCTGTTGTCAATAATAATTGCTCTTAAACTGAATATCTTAAGAAAGAGAACTTCAAGTTGGCATTGTCTAAATAAATTAAGCTTGTTACACAGGCCTTTGAAGATGAGAAGGGTGACTCGAGTGGAATTCAATAAGAGAGCTAGACATAAAGAACAGGCCAAAAAGGAAGCCGAAGCAAAGAAGTTGAAGGGGATTTCTAAAGACATTGACAGGTAAATTAGTATCTTTGTTCCTCCATAGTTATGGAACGTTTTATGTAACTGAGCTTTTGCTCTTGTGGGTGTAGCTTGCCGGATATCATTCAAGAAATAGCCAAGGAGGACGAGGAGAGAGATAAGAGACGCATGCGACGAACTATAGCCAAACAGGAGAGATTAAAGTCATGCCCACCTCGCTTGGGGAAGCACAAGTATGTAGTACTATAGTTATATAGCTCGTATTTCCCAATCCATAAATAGTTCTTTCTAGTATATCTCAATTGAAAGATTTAGGGCTCGTATGATAACGTcttctgttttttgtttctcgttTTCCACTTCATGTTTCTTGTTTCCTCTTAAACTGTTCTTgtctcttgttctttcttttctttattgaagaaaaagaacataaaaatgtttaataaccatttcttgttttttgttttcgaaATTTCTACTAATGTTTATGTAAATTGAGTAACAAGAAACAGGAACAATTAGCAAACATATGGTTCTAAAAATATGAAACCCGAAACAAGAATGTAATCAAATGAGCCTCTGAAATACACTGATTCATGCTGAAACAAGATAACATCAAGAAAGTTTGTGTCCTGAACTGCATGGTGTTACTTTCAGGTTTGAGCCCGCGCCAGTTCAAGTTCTCCTATCCGAGGAAATAACTGGATCACTCCGGAAGCTGAAGGTGCATTCATTTAATTTCCATGTCCATCTTTCCTGAATACTCCTCTCaatctaaattattgtttctGAAATTTAGATGTGAAACTGAAAGAACATCGTGGTTGGTTATGTTGTATAAATATAGGGCTGTTGCACCCTTGTGAAGGACAGGTTTAAGAGCTTAGAGAAACGAGGAATAATCGCCCCTACTGCCAAGAGCAGAAGGTTAGTAACTTAGTCATTGGTTCTTTTCACAAACTGCTCCTTTTATGAAGGCATCAACCATGGCTTTCTTTCTTACAAACTTACGCTTCTTTTTGCCGATTCGTTCGACAGGAAATAGAATCAGATTTGTTCTATCTTCGAACTCGAGAGACGTCTATGGTGATAGTATATGTGGCCATGGAAGGGCTTTGAGATGTAGCTTGTTGTAGTAAAGCAGCTTGTTGtttctatttccttttatatataatatatagttttagtCCTTAGAAGGATTTGGTTTACACTTCGGCTAAGTACTATAGACAGGTCTAATTTTCTCTTCACGAGTCATTTCCATCTTAAATTGTTATTTCATTTGAGAAGAATGCTTTTCTGGCCTTTTCCTTCGAAAAAGCTTGATTGGAAAaaagtttttagttttaattttttttttttttttttctttttcattttctaagttttagatatatttttaatgttaaacaAATACGTGTAGAGATTTGATTATCctgttattttaaatgttttaaaaatatagagtATAAGTGgtatgaagttttaaaattttaaaattcgattaaatattaatattattcgaatggggtttgaaaaaaaaaaaaaagttaaatctattttttttcttcagattTAAACATtccataattttgaattatctCGTAATTTTAGGAAAACTTGTGTGTTTATGAGGTTTAACtgttttatatttctttttttttcctctatcttcctaattacaaaatatatatatatattatccaTTGATTTATggaatttgagttttttttttttgactttaTACCTTatctcaaaaaaatttaaaaatgtttaaaacttttttttaagtttaaaaacacttttaatgtgaataattattaaaatcacgtattatgaacttttaaattaagagtttttattattttataatttgaagatttaaattaataacgaTGTCGCCTGTTTTAATCTGGTTATGAACTAAAACCTTGTATTGGGCTTTGTAAGCCCTTTAACTTAGGGGTATTTCGTTGGCccttttttacattaattagGCCCAttccattcttttttaaattaaaattatataattttattattttattttagttatttattagcttcttcttcacgCAAGTTTCTTTAACGGCTATATTTGACCGCGTCTTTCTGGTTTCTTCATAAATAGTGTTGCCTTCGTTTGCGCTCTCCAATCCCCATTATGAGTTCTCTTGTTTTTCCCTCTTCTCTCTGCAAAATCTCCCGCTTCTTCTGATTTTTCTTAGGGTTTAGATCTTCAACCTTTGTAGAAACATCGAGTTTCTAATGAAATTGCTGAGGTTTGTGCCTTTTTCCCCTTCTCTCTGTGCTACAACATCCAGATTTTTCTGaaataaattagggttttggttttttcaagtttaggtttgattttctTAGGATGCGTAGATTTGTAACAATCGGGAGTTGAGTTCTTCGTACTCTCGAATCGCCACTCTTGACTTCGATTTCCCTCTTTCTCTTTGAAAAATCGTCTTCGGAAATCTGATTAcgttttggtttttctttcttctcttttagcAAAACCATCCTGTTCTTCAGAGTTGGATTCCGTTCTGATTTTTCAATCATCTCCTTACAAAATCGTCCAGGTTTTTCTAAAGTCGATTAGGTCTTGGTTTTACCCTCTTCTTGCGATTGGGTTTTGATATGAGTTTTTCAGAATTGAtcaatttcaaacaatttgGAGTCTAGGTCGCAAGCCCACTTTTAGTAACTGTAAAGCCGTCCTTCTACTCGAGTCCAATCGTGGTTCGAATGCCAAGGAAGTGGGATGCTTTTGGAGCATTATCTTGAACGGAAGGAATGTGGTAAATTAGTATGATTTTATCTTATTCCCAGGTATGATTATCCTCTTATATGCCTCTGTGCTGTATGGTGTTATACCAGTTTTCGGTTAATGCATTTGatattctttgttttggtGTTTATCACTTGGAGTCGTATTGGTCGGTTACTTATAAGAAGTTGGTTTTTCCATTTGGAGAAGATTTGATTGATTCTCTAGCTAATTATTAGAGTATCCTGTATTGAATCAGTTTTCTTAAGAGGAGACGAGGAGTGATTTAATGCGGTGCATCTCCGATCAAATGCCACAGATTTGCTGGCTTATAAATCCCTTTGGTTTTTCGTGTTTGTCATGTAATTTCTTGATTGATTGAATGCGTTTATACTTATCAAGCtggtttttaaaaacaagTTATCTTTGGAGAACAATGCTCTGGTGAAAAACAcgtttatgattttattttcttaatttgtttcttcttctttttcctttattttcattttttttaatcccttCATTTTACTTTAAACACAATTTATGTTTGGAGAACAATGCTCTGGTGAAAAACAcgtttatgattttattttcttaatttgtttcttccttctttttcctttatttttcattattttttaatcccttcattttactttaaaaattaaggcttttaataatatatttttatttttattcatttatttatgtagGATGTATATAAAAACAGTGGAATTAGTATATAtacaaacaataattttaaaaacaaccaaatgctgtttttttttttttaaatttgatactGATCTATTGTACTCagtatcataaatattttaccttTATGATCTTGTTATAATTTATGACTTAAATATGACCTCTGATTGTTGGATTAAAATTCGGTTGTCTTTGTCCAAACATGATTGTTTTGTCTTCGTGGAATCCAAAACAGCGGCTGTCTCGAAATAATGGTTGCAGTGGGTGCCTTGACGAAATCCAAGATAATGGTTGCTTCAAATATTGGTTATAACAAAATGATAATTGCTGCCAATTGTTTCGTTACAATAATTGTGTAGACACAAGGGTTGCTTTTGTATGCTATGATTATTGTTGCAAAATATAGCTACTAACTTGTTAAAATAATTGTCTAAACATAATGGTTGCGTTGATAGAATCCAAGATAATGGTGGCTCTAAATAGTGGTTATCTCCAAATGATAATGGTTGCTTTGGTACAGTAATTATCCAAATATAATAGTTGTATGCTATTTTAAGATATATCATGAAATGTTAATTGTTTCGAAAGATTAGTTGCCTCGGTACAATAATTGTCCATATATATGGTTGCTTTGATATGTTAATTGTTTCGATTCTATCATGGCAACCAATATAGCTATCTCGAAATGATGATTGTTATATCATGGTTGCTATGATTAGAATCCAAAATAGTATGCTATTTTGAAATATGGTTATCTTGAAATGATAATTGTTGCGAAAAAAATCGGTTGCCttgttaaaataattgttcAGACTTATTGGTTGCCATGATAGAATCGAAATTAATGGTTGCTCGAAATATTGGTTGTCTTGGTACAATAATTGTCAAAGCATAATGGTTGTTCGAAATATTGGTTGTCTTGGTACAATAATTGTTAGTAGCTAATGGTTGGTTGCCTTGATGGAATCCAAAATAATGGTTGCTCTTAATATTAGTTGTCTTGGTACAATAATTGTCTAGACATGATGGTTTCTTTGATATGTTGTTTCGAAATATGGCTACTATCTCGAAATGTTAATCGTCCAAACATGATGGTTGGACatgataaaatagaaaataatgttTGCTCAAAATATTGGTTGTCTTGGTACAATAATTGTCCAAACACGATGGTTGGTTGCTTTGATATATTTTCTGAAATATGGTTGTTTCGAAATGATAATTGTCTAGACATAATGGTTGGTTGCCTCGATGGAATCGAAAATAATGGTTGCTCGAAATAATGGTTGTCTTGGTATAATAATTGTCTAGACATGATGGTTTCTTTGATATGTTGTTCCGAAATATGGCTGTTTCAAAATGTTAATCGTCCAAACTTGATGGTTGGTTGCCATGATAAATAATGTTGCGGTCCAGACATGATGGTTTCTTTGATATGTTGTCTCGAAATATGGCTTGTTGTCTCGAAATATGGCTGTCTCGAAATGTTAATCGTCCAAACATGATGGTTGGTTGCTATGATAGAATCGAAAATAATGTTGGTAAAATAATTGTCCAAACATGATGGTTGGTTGGTTTGATATGTTTTTCGATATTTGGCTATTTCGAAATGATAATTGTCCAAACATAATTGTTGGTTGCCTCGATGAAATCGAAATTAATGGTTGCTCGAAATATTTGTTGTCTTGGTACAATAATTGTCCAGATATGATGGTTGGTTGCCCCGATGGAATCCAAAATATTGGTTGCTCGTAATATTGGTTGTCTTGGTACAATAATTGTCCAGACATGATGGTTGGTTGCCCCGATGGGATCCAAAATATTGGTTGATCGTAATATTGGTTATCTTGGTTTCAATAATTGTCCAGACATGATGGTTGGTTGCCCCGATAGAAATCCAAAATATTGGTTGCTCGAAATATTGGTTATCTTGGTTTCAATAATTGTCCAGACATGATGGTTGGTTGCCCCGATGGAAATCCAAAATATTGGTTGCTCGAAATATTGGTTATCTTGGTACAATAATTGTCCAGACATGATGGTTGATTGCCCCGATAGaatccaaaattttggttGCTCGAAATATTGGTTGTCTTGGTACAATAATTGTCCAGACAAATATTGGTTGTCTTGGTACAATAATTGTCCAGACAAATATTGGTTGTCTTGGTACAATAATTGTCCAGACAAATATTGGTTGTCTTGGTACAATAATTGTCCAGACAAATATTGGTTGTCTTGGTACAATAATTGTCCAGACAAATATTGGTTGTCTTGGTACAATAATTGTCCAGACAAATATTGGTTGTCTTGGTACAATAATTGTCCAGACAAATATTGGTTGTCTTGGTACAATAATTGTCCAGACAAATATTGGTTGTCTTGGTACAATAATTGTCCAGACAAATATTGGTTGTCTTGGTACAATAATTGTCCAGACAAATATTGGTTGTCTTGGTACAATAATTGTCCAGACAAATATTGGTTGCTCGTACAATAATTGTCCAGACAAATATTGGTTGCTCGTAATATTGGTTGTTCGTAATATTGGTTGTTTTTGTACAATAATTGTCCAGACATGACGGTTGGTTGGCCCGATGGAATCCAAAATATTGGTTGCTCGAAATATTGGTTGTCTTGGTACAATAATTGTCTAGACATGATGGTTGGTTGCCCCGATGGGATCCAAAATATTGGTTGCTCGAAATATTAGTTGTCTTGGTACAATAATTGTTTTAGATAAGAAGGTTGCTTTTTGATATGTTGTTTCGAAATATGGTTGTCTCGAAATGAAAATTGTTGCGAAATATTGATTGCCTTGTTACCCTAATTGTTCTAATATAATGGTTgcttaaaatattgttatatTGATGGTTGGTTGTTGCAAAATTCCTGTCTTGGTTGCCTCATAATGATAATGGTTGTTAAAGATTATATTCCTTGGTATATTAAATGTTTGGACGTGTTGGTTGCCTTGATCTATAATTGTCTTGAAATATATATTGCCTCAATTGTAATTATATCATGGTTGCTTTAATTTGATAGTTGTCTTGAAATGTCAGTCGTTgccattataatatttttgtccaaatataattaatcCTTATGGTCTAATGGAGATGAAGAATTTTCAATaacatttcaattattttcatttttaagtggacttattgaatattgaatattgatttattgcatTTGAATTATAGTTATTGCAAAATGTTGATTTTCTTGTAGTAATAATTGTCCAATAGTTGTCATcttgattaatttaatatgataattGTCTCAACATATCGAATATATCAATTGTATGTATCATATGATGGTTGTCTTAGAGATTGgttgttatgttatgatagTTGTGTAAGGGCTGGAGTACCTTGGAGTTTGGAAATAAACGCAAGTATAAGGACTGGTCAAGGCAGGTTCGTTCAAACTCCACTTATCTCTCTTAGTTCCTTAACTTTCTCCGAATCTTTATATATTATTCCATCTACTATgattacaaaattgaatttgaattttccaaaaacattaatttaaaacttagttgcaatttgaaaattgtgtttgaatttaaatgaaaacgGTCTTGTAATTTTTTAGGGAATTTTTTGTACGTATGGGCAAAAAAATATGGACCCATTATGTTTTAAGGACGTGTAAGATCCAGTTTGGTTTTAGACATTATGGATGACCGAACTGAATCTAACCCTCCGTTCCCAAAGAAGTGTCGATGGCAGTGCCatgggaagagagagagcaatAGCAAGAGggtaaaatttacaaaaactTTATACCATAGTGTCGACCGGTAAGACCTGCATCTCCGTTTTGATGATGAAATATCTTTGaacaaaaacttcaaaacacTCCTAAATTCATGAAACCTATTAATAactctttttaaaatactataaattttagattagagatttatttcaattatttcataATCTCAGGATTTAATTCCTAACCATGGGTGGGTATTTCGTTGGCCAATTGTTACATTAATTAGGCCCATTTCATTATTCACGCACGTTTCTTCAACGGCTGTATTTGATCGCCTCTTTCTAGTTTCTTTATAAATagttttgctttctttcttgctcTAAAGAGTGTCCCCATTATGAGTTTTCCTGTCTCGTTGAATGTTccttgattttcttgtctaCTTGTAAGCTattttaaacgtgttttatATCAATCTTCGAATTTCATGGGGTGTTGTCATATGATCTCGTGTTATTCAGTATTTTCTTGTGggaaaattattgaatgtGCCGACACATTGTGACTACCACTATCTATACTCTTTGGATCGCtagtttttttctctcctctctctgcAATTGCATCCAGTTTCTTCTGAATTTTCTTAGGGTTTAGACCTTCAACCTTCGTAGATAAGTTTAAGTTAATGTTTAGGTTTAATTCTTTAAAGTCGATTTGGCCTTGGTTTTAACCTCTTATCTTTACAAATTCATCATGATTTTTCTATAATCGATTATGTTCTACCCTCTCTATTTTGCGAAATCATCATGGTTTTgatatgaattttcaaaacccATCAAGTTCAAACAATTTGGAGTCTGGGCCGTGAGCTCACTTTTTACAATTTGGAGTCTAGGCCGTGAGCTCACTTTTTAGTTACTGTCAAGCCGTCCTACTCTTGGGTCCAATCGTCGTTTGAATGCCAAAGAACCGGGATGCTTTTGGAGAATTATCATGAATGGAAGGAATGTGGTAACTGGTATGGTTTTATCTTATTCTCAGGTGTCTCCTATGCAACCTCAATTTCAACTATTCGGATTTGTTCATAGATATACAATGCGGTTAGCAGTTTCTTAATGATCATTGTCACTACTTTACTTAATCTCTCTAAGTTTATAGAGTTTTTTGAGTTCTAAGTATTCTTTAATTCTAGATGCAGTTCATTAGACATTGAATGAGTAGTGTACTGTCGCATGAAGTATGCTATTagatctcttttctttattgaaCTGCATAATAATACCAATTGTCTCGTTGAATGTTccttgattttcttgtctaCTTGTAAGCTATTTTAAACGTCTAAAGTTATAAATCAATCTTCGAATTTCATGGGGTGTTGTCATATGATCTCTTGTGTCATTCAGTATTTTCTTGTGggaaaattattgaatgtGCCGACACATTGTGACTACCACTATCTAAACTCTTTGGATGCATGGCTAAAACTTAAATTTGTTCGACTCCTTGGAaaatctctgttttttttttttttttgggtattaTGTCTTTTATATGCCTTTGTGCTTTGTATGGTATTAAACAAGTTGTCGGCTAATGCATTTGTTGTTCTGTACTGTTACTCTATCCAAGTATTGAGCATCATGTATTGGATCAGTTTGCTTAAGAAGAGGGGAAATTTAATGTGGTGGATCTCTAATCAAGTGCCTCAGGTTTGCTGGCTTGAAtttctttatgattttttgtgtttgtcatgt
This genomic window from Cucurbita pepo subsp. pepo cultivar mu-cu-16 chromosome LG01, ASM280686v2, whole genome shotgun sequence contains:
- the LOC111806189 gene encoding ribosome biogenesis protein NOP53-like yields the protein MGKKSKGSRKGKKAWRANISTAEIEDFFEKSTKDDLSLVALIIIISLFFCIDLSVKRKIEKKREKVLYCDSILTKNPFVQAVPSSVNKKSKKKQEEASTVKEASQDGAKVGMLDLWDDKGEVRSKISKKPKPSIIPAVEVEPPGCSFNPSHESHQDVLAQAVAEEMQKVYRNELGPAPVPLTVPGEPISEEDMLFLDADNNTDDETNLDEMDQDENNELEKRPLKMRRVTRVEFNKRARHKEQAKKEAEAKKLKGISKDIDSLPDIIQEIAKEDEERDKRRMRRTIAKQERLKSCPPRLGKHKFEPAPVQVLLSEEITGSLRKLKGCCTLVKDRFKSLEKRGIIAPTAKSRRK